A single Branchiostoma floridae strain S238N-H82 chromosome 11, Bfl_VNyyK, whole genome shotgun sequence DNA region contains:
- the LOC118426175 gene encoding neuropeptide FF receptor 2-like — MDTNFSFPLNGTDLTGWKQPLYVRCLIIIGYGAVFLLNIVGNPLVCLVVAKNKNMWNVTNFFIVNVALSDFFVGGICMPFTLVNNLKSGWVFGEVMCTILPMLMGMAIVGSVYTLVAIAIDRYLAVMKPTDGKLNKKTMSVIIATIWGIACAVMIPSAAVQGP, encoded by the exons ATGGACACAAATTTCAGTTTCCCATTGAATGGCACGGATCTGACCGGTTGGAAACAGCCGTTATACGTCCGATGCCTTATAATCATTGGCTACGGCGCCGTGTTCTTGTTGAACATTGTTGGGAACCCGCTGGTGTGTCTGGTGGTGGCGAAGAACAAAAACATGTGGAACGTCACCAACTTCTTCATCGTGAATGTGGCCTTGAGTGACTTCTTCGTGGGTGGAATATGCATGCCGTTTACTCTGGTGAACAACTTGAAATCAG GCTGGGTGTTTGGAGAGGTGATGTGCACAATCCTACCTATGCTGATGGGCATGGCGATAGTGGGGTCCGTGTATACTCTAGTGGCCATTGCTATTGACAG GTACTTAGCTGTGATGAAACCAACGGATGGCAAACTGAACAAGAAGACAATGTCAGTCATCATCGCGACCATCTGGGGAATCGCCTGTGCTGTGATGATTCCGTCAGCCGCAGTACAAGGACCATGA
- the LOC118426174 gene encoding neuropeptide FF receptor 2-like, with protein sequence MSLFVICYLVPLTAITGLYLRAGFRLYKRSARRNRTAEQVSQLSTKTQTANRPANVRIFRMMVAVVALFASLHLPLWVATLLNDFATPTKELGVVLYTYIYPVAHWLAFANSCVNPILYAFLNRNFRQGFIKAFVKTKKYSGAQTPKVDYKRQGGRARQDRAQCRLTLVTPDESRQRRATPTTPGTAMDEVPN encoded by the coding sequence ATGTCCCTGTTCGTTATCTGCTATCTAGTCCCCCTCACGGCCATAACTGGTCTGTATCTCCGTGCTGGGTTCCGTCTGTACAAAAGAAGCGCGAGACGCAACCGCACGGCAGAACAAGTCTCCCAGCTTTCCACTAAGACCCAAACTGCTAACAGACCCGCTAACGTCCGTATCTTTAGAATGATGGTGGCCGTCGTTGCCCTGTTTGCATCTCTGCACTTGCCTCTGTGGGTCGCAACCCTGCTAAACGACTTCGCAACGCCTACGAAAGAGTTAGGTGTGGTCTTGTACACGTACATCTACCCGGTTGCCCACTGGCTGGCGTTTGCCAACAGTTGTGTGAACCCCATTTTGTACGCGTTCCTGAACAGGAACTTCCGACAAGGGTTTATCAAAGCCTTCGTCAAGACTAAAAAGTACAGCGGAGCTCAAACACCCAAAGTAGATTACAAAAGGCAAGGCGGTCGTGCACGACAGGACAGGGCCCAGTGTCGGCTGACACTTGTAACCCCTGATGAAAGTCGGCAGCGGCGAGCTACCCCCACAACACCGGGAACAGCTATGGATGAGGTGCCCAACTAG